A window of the Enoplosus armatus isolate fEnoArm2 chromosome 5, fEnoArm2.hap1, whole genome shotgun sequence genome harbors these coding sequences:
- the LOC139284861 gene encoding olfactory receptor 2C1-like, producing the protein MQNNSEMVFVLQGLNDSLTNRQIYFAFALTSYLFTIFVNLTLIITVCLEKLLHEPIYIFLCNLCINGIIGASSFYPKLLHDLLADSHVITYTGCLTQMLVVYSYVFCEFTSLTVMAYDRYLAICKPLQYRTLMTVQRVAQLLLLTWTFSLLEAVVGVTLTARLPLCGRHIPKIFCTNWEVVKLSCSDTTVNNIYGFVLMFSHVSQTGLILVSYTHLVRASLKMRSDRRKFLQTCLPHLVTLLVFTSSLVFDVMYSRYGGGGTLQALKNALAAEFLVVPPLINPVIYGINLHQIRSRILHNFNFKPEIQKPHL; encoded by the coding sequence ATGCAGAATAACTCTGAGATGGTGTTTGTGCTTCAGGGTCTGAATGACTCTCTGACAAACCGCCAGATCTACTTCGCCTTTGCTCTGACGTCGTATCTCTTCACCATCTTCGTCAACCTGACGCTCATCATCACCGTCTGCCTGGAGAAATTGCTCCATGAGCCCATCTACATCTTCCTGTGCAACCTGTGTATTAACGGCATCATCGGAGCATCGAGTTTCTACCCGAAGCTGCTTCACGACCTTCTGGCCGACTCTCACGTCATCACTTACACCGGCTGTTTGACTCAGATGCTGGTGGTTTACAGTTATGTTTTCTGTGAGTTCACCAGTCTCACCGTCATGGCGTACGACCGCTACTTGGCCATCTGTAAGCCGCTGCAGTACCGGACGCTGATGACGGTGCAGAGGGTGgcgcagctgctgctgctcacctgGACCTTCTCGCTGCTGGAGGCGGTGGTTGGCGTCACCCTGACCGCCCGCCTGCCGCTCTGCGGACGCCACATCCCGAAGATCTTCTGCACCAACTGGGAGGTGGTGAAGTTGTCGTGCTCCGACACGACCGTCAACAACATCTACGGCTTCGTGCTCATGTTCTCGCACGTCTCGCAGACCGGACTCATCCTGGTGTCCTACACCCACCTGGTCCGAGCCTCGCTCAAGATGCGTTCGGACCGCAGGAAGTTCCTACAGACGTGTCTGCCGCACCTTGTCACGCTGCTCGTCTTCACCAGCTCGCTGGTGTTCGACGTCATGTACTCTCGTTACGGCGGTGGCGGCACGCTGCAGGCGCTGAAGAATGCGCTGGCCGCAGAGTTCCTGGTGGTTCCGCCCCTCATCAACCCCGTCATCTACGGCATCAACCTGCATCAGATCAGGTCCAGGATCCTCCACAATTTCAACTTCAAACCAGAGATCCAAAAACCACATTTATGA
- the pgm2l1 gene encoding glucose 1,6-bisphosphate synthase encodes MGDDNGVNGDLNANSRCQSTGDPQLDKAVHQWLTWDKNRWTRAQVESLVAAGRLEDLRMRLGSRMSFGTAGLRAPMGAGFNRINDLTVIQSTQGLYSYLSRYFADFRSRGVVVGFDTRGQEESGCSSERLAKLTAAVMLSRDVPVHLFSTFVPTPYVPYAVKKLGAAAGVMITASHNPKEDNGYKVYWCNGAQISSPHDNEILQSIEEQLEPWSASCWEEELVESCSLRTDPLTQINSCYMEELTCLCFHRDLNKSCPLKFVHSSFHGVGHAFVQQAFRTFGFAPPIPVPEQKDPDPSFSSVRCPNPEEGESVLELSLLLAEKENARIVLATDPDADRLAVAEKSDRCGWKVFTGNELAALLGWWMFFNWKEAHPDPADSQRVYMLATTVSSKILQAFAHIEGFHFEETLPGFKWIGNRIHELSKTGNTVIFAFEESIGFLCGSLVPEKDGVSSAAVVAEMAAYLHNKNLSLDQQLINIYQTYGYHLSKTSYVVCNDPPTIQKIFSRIRNFDGDGSYPKLCGGIRIVHIRDVTTGYDSSQPDLRSVLPVMRSSHMITFSLQNGIVVTLRTSGTEPKIKYYTEYCAAPGNSEASGLEEELRRITAALLDEFLEPERNNLIRRCV; translated from the exons ATGGGAGATGATAACGGAGTTAACGGGGACCTGAACGCCAATTCGAGGTGTCAGAGCACCGGCGACCCGCAGCTGGACAAGGCGGTGCACCAGTGGTTGACCTGGGACAAG AACCGCTGGACTCGGGCTCAGGTGGAGTCTCTGGTGGCGGCTGGTCGTCTGGAGGACTTGAGGATGAGACTCGGCAGCAGGATGAGCTTCGGCACGGCAGGACTCAGAGCGCCGATGGGGGCCGGATTCAACCGGATCAACGACCTCACCGTCATCCAGTCCACACAG ggTTTATATTCATACCTGTCCAGGTATTTTGCAGACTTCCGCAGTCGAGGAGTGGTTGTTGGTTTTGACaccagaggacaggaggagagcgGCTGCAGCAGTGAGCG tttggcGAAGTTGACGGCTGCTGTGATGCTCAGCAGAGACGTTCCTGTTCATCTCTTCTCCACATTCGTGCCCACGCCGTACGTG CCGTACGCTGTGAAGAAGCTGGGTGCTGCGGCCGGAGTGATGATCACCGCCTCACACAATCCCAAGGAAGACAACGGATACAAG GTGTACTGGTGTAACGGCGCTCAGATCTCCTCACCTCATGACAATGAGATCCTGCAGAGTATCGAGGAGCAGCTGGAGCCCTGGAGCGCCTCCTGCTgggaggaggagctggtggagagctgCTCCCTGAGGACCGACCCCCTGACCCAGATCAACAGCTGCTACATGGAGGAGCTCACCTGCCTTTGCTTCCACAG GGATCTGAACAAAAGTTGTCCGTTGAAGTTTGTCCACTCGTCGTTCCACGGTGTCGGACACGCCTTCGTCCAGCAGGCCTTCCGCACCTTCGGCTTCGCTCCGCCGATCCCTGTCCCCGAGCAGAAAGACCCCGACCCCAGTTTCTCCTCCGTCCGCTGCCCCAACCCCGAGGAGGGAGAGTCCGTCTTG GAGCTTTCTCTTCTTCTGGCCGAGAAGGAAAACGCTCGGATCGTTCTGGCGACGGATCCTGATGCCGACCGTTTGGCCGTAGCAGAGAAGTCTGACAG ATGCGGTTGGAAGGTGTTCACAGGTAACGAGCTGGCGGCTCTATTGGGTTGGTGGATGTTCTTTAATTGGAAGGAGGCTCATCCAGATCCTGCAGACTCTCAGAGGGTCTACATGTTGGCCACCACAGTGTCGTCTAAGATCCTGCAGGCCTTCGCTCACATCGAGGGATTCCACTTCGAG GAAACTCTTCCTGGGTTCAAATGGATCGGGAACAGAATACACGAACTCTCCAAAACAGGAAACACCGTCATATTTGCCTTCGAGGAGTCGATCG GTTTCCTGTGCGGCAGTTTGGTCCCAGAGAAAGACGGCGTGAGCTCGGCGGCCGTAGTGGCTGAAATGGCAGCTTACCTCCACAACAAGAACCTGAGTCTGGACCAACAACTCATCAACATCTACCAGAC CTACGGTTATCACTTGTCTAAAACCTCCTACGTGGTCTGTAACGACCCCCCCACCATCCAGAAGATCTTCAGCCGGATCAGAAACTTTGACGGTGACGGTTCGTACCCGAAGTTGTGCGGCGGCATCCGGATCGTCCACATCAGAGACGTTACCACGGGATACGACAGCAGCCAGCCTGACCTCAGATCT gTACTTCCTGTGATGAGGAGCAGTCACATGATCACCTTCAGTCTACAGAACGGCATCGTGGTCACGCTGAGAACCAGCGGCACCGAACCCAAAATCAAGTACTACACGGAGTACTGCGCCGCCCCGGGGAACAG TGAGGCGTCtggtctggaggaggagctcaGGAGGATCACAGCCGCTCTGCTGGACGAGTTCCTGGAGCCCGAGAGGAACAACCTGATTCGCCGCTGCGTCTAG
- the lipt2 gene encoding octanoyl-[acyl-carrier-protein]:protein N-octanoyltransferase LIPT2, mitochondrial, with protein MQGSRPVVEVVRLGLVSYQEALRLQQVYVNRHRSGPAHALLLCQHPPVYTTGIRHKPYPTPLLDSLQLLGADVHHTNRGGLITFHGPGQLVCYPVLNLTCFKKSVRWYVCELEKTVLSVCSRFGIKGSTSPHTGVWVGDNKICAIGIHCGRYITSHGLALNCNTDMSWFSHIVPCGIEGKGVTSLSAELQRDVSVEETIPHLLHAFRDQFNCQLTDRQTPESDQDSGRSSA; from the exons ATGCAGGGCAGCCGGCCGGTGGTGGAGGTGGTCCGTTTGGGCCTGGTTTCCTACCAGGAGGCTCTGCGGCTGCAGCAGGTCTATGTGAACCGGCACAGGTCCGGTCCGGCTCACGCTCTGTTGCTGTGTCAGCACCCACCAGTCTACACCACCGGGATCCGCCACAAACCTTACCCCACCCCCCTGCTGGACAGCCTCCAACTGTTGGGGGCTGACGTCCACCACACTAACCGAGGTGGACTCATTACCTTCCACGGGCCGGGACAGCTGGTCTGCTACCCAGTCCTCAACCTGACCTGCTTCAAGAAG AGTGTCCGTTGGTATGTCTGTGAGCTGGAGAAGACCGTCCTCTCCGTCTGCAGCAGGTTTGGTATCAAAGGGTCAACGTCTCCTCACACTGGAGTTTGGGTCGGAGACAACAAGATCTGCGCCATCG gaATCCACTGTGGTAGATACATCACGTCTCATGGCTTGGCTCTGAACTGTAACACCGACATGTCGTGGTTCAGCCACATCGTGCCGTGTGGTATCGAAGGTAAAGGGGTGACATCACTGAGCGCCGAGCTGCAGAGAGACGTCAGCGTGGAGGAAACCATCCCTCACCTGCTGCACGCCTTCAGAGATCAGTTCAACtgtcagctgacagacagacaaacacctgAAAGTGATCAGGACAGTGGACGATCGTCAGCGTAG
- the rnf169 gene encoding E3 ubiquitin-protein ligase RNF169, which translates to MATAGSAERPVKPASTAAGRYRTGPGAGCGSGYSPPQNEGKKCSACTEGQPGGSPTCGQPACPLCLNQRHPGSEERLRRRSDPEGCSSRPDRRDCDSRREFFISPALIPKCSDVSSGPAAKHKLLLSEDREEVRRRNTLICKDESVRHVEEPGVLSDSENEEPISRRIRNISAFIRKTKNSAAFTGGSQRSQSCTDSVEDRGGKLKVVIQPALMDRVGISHSYTAGILLSSENSRSVSAPITAPDRRLTWRAVVSSSSTPLGLPPPRPERSISPESNDSISEELNHFKPIVCSPCTPPKRLPDGRLMEPTIVKSTPRNLTRGLQKATSYEASPAVLQKWRQIELDRQSLKVNSKATLTSPVNELHNKTGGAEDCGGRTTKTHQSMAGRDGDGVMAVNKRRLLFDPPAADTDTFQKQSVKIRVPAIRYSSEATFRGSSDFEPTVGTPESCSGGTFFSRKQSFSPYTKNSGFQSCKLVPKDSQSPKKESDNSLHNQSTSKRGKKREQKTKHLDSDRDSDLKRSRSVSQEAFDERYIRQIQQERQDRALALKLQRQFDLENQTVNRRRSPDTYFLRSWMSNQNRRRRGLRRSRRINKKH; encoded by the exons ATGGCGACCGCAGGGTCCGCCGAACGGCCTGTTAAACCGGCCAGCACCGCCGCCGGCAGGTACCGGACCGGGCCCGGAGCTGGTTGCGGGTCCGGGTACAGCCCACCGCAAAACGAGGGGAAGAAGTGCTCGGCGTGTACGGAGGGGCAGCCCGGCGGCAGCCCGACCTGCGGACAACCGGCCTGTCCGCTCTGCCTGAATCAAAGACACCCCGGCAGCGAAGAGCGGCTCCGGAGGAGAAGTGACCCCGAGGGGTGCAGCAGTAGACCGGACAGAAGGGACTGCGACAGCCGGAGAG AGTTCTTCATCTCTCCTGCTCTCATCCCAAAATGTTCAGACGTTTCATCAGGACCAGCCGCGAAACACAAG ctgttgttgtctgaggacagagaggaggtcagGAGGAGAAACACTCTGATCTGTAAAGACGAATCAGTCCGACACGTTGAAGAACCT GGAGTTCTGTCTGACTCAGAGAACGAAGAGCCGATCAGCAGGAGGATCAGAAACATCTCTGCCTTCATCAGGAAAACCAAAAACTCTGCAGCCTTCACTGG tggtTCCCAGAGGAGTCAGAGCTGCACCGACTcggtggaggacagaggagggaagcTGAAGGTTGTCATCCAGCCGGCCCTGATGGACAGA GTTGGTATCAGTCACAGCTACACAGCAGgaatcctcctctcctctgagaaCAGTCGCTCGGTCTCAGCTCCCATCACCGCTCCGGACCGGAGGCTCACCTGGCGAGCTGTCGTCTCATCATCGTCGACTCCTCTGGGCCTCCCTCCGCCCCGCCCCGAGCGCTCCATCAGCCCTGAGAGCAATGACAGCATCTCCGAAGAACTCAACCACTTCAAACCCATCGTCTGCTCGCCGTGTACGCCGCCCAAACGGCTACCAGACGGCCGTCTGATGGAGCCCACCATCGTGAAGTCCACGCCTAGGAATCTGACCCGCGGCCTGCAGAAGGCCACCAGCTACGAGGCCAGTCCTGCCGTCCTGCAGAAGTGGAGGCAGATCGAACTCGACCGCCAGAGCCTCAAAGTGAACTCCAAGGCAACGCTGACAAGCCCCGTCAACGAGCTCCACAACAAGACCGGCGGGGCAGAGGACTGCGGGGGGCGCACCACCAAGACTCATCAGTCCATGGCAGGACGGGACGGAGACGGAGTGATGGCCGTCAACAAGAGGAGGCTGCTGTTTGACCCTCCAGCCGCAGACACAGACACCTTCCAGAAACAGTCTGTAAAGATCCGGGTCCCTGCGATCCGCTACAGCAGCGAGGCGACTTTCAGAGGAAGTTCAGACTTTGAGCCGACAGTAGgcactcctgaatcctgcagcgGAGGAACGTTTTTTAGTCGAAAACAGTCGTTCTCACCGTACACTAAGAACTCTGGTTTCCAGTCGTGTAAATTAGTGCCAAAGGACTCACAGAGTCCAAAGAAGGAGTCTGACAATAGCCTCCACAACCAGTCTACCTCAAAGAGGGGCAAGAAGAGGGAACAGAAGACCAAACACCTGGACTCAGACCGGGACTCGGACCTAAAGAGGAGCCGGTCGGTCAGCCAGGAGGCCTTCGATGAGCGTTATATCCGTCAGATCCAGCAAGAGCGTCAGGACCGAGCGCTCGCCTTGAAGCTGCAAAGACAGTTTGACCTGGAGAACCAGACCGTCAACCGCAGGAGAAGCCCTGACACGTACTTCCTGCGGTCCTGGATGTCCAATCAGAACCGCCGGAGGCGTGGGCTGAGGAGATCCCGACGAATCAACAAGAAGCACTAG